A genomic window from Chanos chanos chromosome 14, fChaCha1.1, whole genome shotgun sequence includes:
- the coq2 gene encoding 4-hydroxybenzoate polyprenyltransferase, mitochondrial — protein sequence MLSAKLISLLTSYPLRRIQHQTCYSYFSINRNRQAPTFPFGPAVTKRDFHKQKLWSRSLACQYYGSDGKRCFSLTPAGIVNLAPQSVQPYLRLMRLDKPIGTWLLYLPCTWSIGLAADPGCLPDLGMLTLFGVGALLMRGAGCTINDMWDKDFDKRVSRTASRPIASGEISRFQALVFLGGQLSLALGVLLCLNYYSIALGAASLSLVVTYPLMKRITYWPQLVLGLTFNWGALLGWSAVMGSCDWSVCLPLYFSGVMWTLIYDTIYAHQDKDDDVRVGVKSTALRFQEQTKPWLSSFAVAMLSGLVLAGVNANQTLPYYGAVSAVAVHLAHQIYSLDINKPEDCWKKFASNRNLGLLLFMGIVVGNLWKKRQEGPLEMELNMNQK from the exons ATGTTGTCTGCCAAACTGATTTCTCTGCTCACGTCTTACCCGCTGAGGAGGATTCAGCACCAAACCTGCTACTCCTATTTCTCAATCAATCGAAACAGACAAGCACCTACGTTCCCATTTGGGCCCGCTGTTACGAAAAGAGACTTTCATAAACAAAAACTGTGGTCACGTTCTCTGGCATGCCAGTACTATGGATCTGATGGCAAAAGATGTTTCAGTTTGACACCTGCTGGAATTGTAAACCTCGCTCCACAGTCTGTCCAGCCGTATCTCCGGCTAATGAGGCTAGACAAACCGATCG GCACGTGGTTGCTCTACTTGCCCTGTACATGGAGTATTGGCCTAGCTGCTGATCCAGGTTGTTTGCCTGATCTGGGCATGCTTACATTGTTTGGTGTTGGAGCATTGCTGATGAGAGGAGCTGGATGTACCATTAATGACATGTGGGACAAAGACTTTGACAAGAGG gTATCCAGAACGGCCTCACGGCCGATTGCGTCAGGGGAGATCTCTCGGTTTCAGGCCCTAGTCTTTCTGGGAGGACAGCTCAGCCTTGCATTAGGGGTTCTGCTCTGCCTCAATTATTACAG TATTGCACTTGGTGCTGCTTCATTGTCTCTGGTTGTCACCTATCCTCTAATGAAGAGGATCACGTACTGGCCTCAGCTTGTGTTAG GTTTAACTTTTAACTGGGGAGCTTTGCTGGGTTGGTCTGCTGTCATGGGatcctgtgattggtcagtgtgCCTGCCATTATATTTCTCTGGTGTGATGTGGACATTGATTTATGACACCATCTATGCCCATCAG GACAAAGATGATGATGTAAGAGTAGGGGTCAAATCAACAGCCTTGAGGTTCCAGGAGCAGACCAAGCCCTGGCTAAGCAGCTTTGCAGTAGCCATGCTGTCAGGACTGGTGCTAGCAGGTGTCAACGCTAACCAGACACTGCCATACTATGGGGCTGTATCTGCAGTTGCTGTGCATCTCGCACATCAG ATATACTCTTTGGATATCAACAAGCCAGAGGACTGTTGGAAGAAATTTGCCTCAAACCGTAACCTTGGACTTCTCTTATTTATGGGAATAGTTGTTGGCAatttatggaaaaaaagacaagaaggTCCATTAGAAATGGAATTAAACATGAATCAAAAGTAA
- the LOC115827966 gene encoding major facilitator superfamily domain-containing protein 10, with product MASVKGTQDGIHSSRVIGVVFLALLLDLLGFTLILPLLPSILDHYSQTGDSVYGSLQSVVDWFRQAVGIPMETKYNSVLFGGLIGSLFSLLQFLSSPIIGAASDKLGRRPLLLLTTIGLISSYILWAFSHSFSIFLLSRVVGGICKANVSLCTAIVADLPCPKARNRGMAMIGVAFSLGFTLGPLMGAYFALRPKESEMFYQGPALLAVLFCVADLLFIFIMLPETLLQDNKASGESSVFHQSGDLLSPVALFHFTAVTRTEDPPSAQKMHRLKVLGLVYFAYLFLFSGLEFTLSFLTHQRFQFSSMQQGKMFFFIGITMATIQGGYARRIKPGKQLRTVHLAIMCLIPAFILVGIAWNLTVLYFGLFLYSFAAAIVVPCLSTQVSEHGSASQKGTVMGILRSLGALARAFGPIVASSVYWLAGAEMCYIISSALFVAPLILLSRLEKSKED from the exons ATGGCAAGTGTTAAAGGCACACAGGATGGGATTCACTCCTCTAGAGTCATTGGTGTGGTTTTCCTAGCTCTTCTTCTTGACCTTTTGGGGTTCACGCTCATACTACCTCTCCTTCCCTCGATCCTTGATCACTACAGTCAAACTGGA gacagtgtgtacGGGTCACTACAGAGTGTGGTGGACTGGTTCAGGCAAGCTGTTGGTATCCCCAtggaaacaaaatacaacagtgTTCTTTTTGGAG GTCTGATTGGttcactcttctctctgctgcagTTCCTGTCCTCCCCCATTATTGGAGCTGCATCAGATAAACTGGGGAGGAGGCCACTGTTACTTTTAACCACT attgGCTTGATATCATCCTATATTCTCTGGGCCTTTTCACATAGTTTCAGTATTTTCCTCTTGTCACGAGTGGTGGGGGGAATTTGTAAAGCAAACGTCAGTCTTTGCACAGCCATTGTGGCTGATCTCCCATGTCCTAAAGCAAGGAACAGAGGGATG GCCATGATTGGTGTCGCCTTTTCCTTGGGTTTTACTCTGGGCCCATTAATGGGGGCCTACTTCGCCCTAAGGCCCAAAGAGTCAGAGATGTTCTACCAGGGACCAGCTTTGTTGGCGGTGCTCTTCTGTGTAGCAGatttgctcttcattttcattatgcTACCAGAGACTCTGCTCCAGGACAACAAG GCCTCTGGAGAGTCCTCGGTTTTTCATCAGTCGGGAGACCTTCTCAGCCCAGTtgcactttttcattttactgcagtTACAAGGACGGAAGATCCACCATCTGCTCAAA AAATGCACAGGCTTAAAGTGCTTGGCCTGGTGTACTTTGCAtacctttttctcttctctggccTGGAGTTCACTTTGAGTTTTCTAACTCACCAGCGATTTCAGTTCTCCAG CATGCAACAGGGGAAGATGTTCTTCTTCATTggcatcaccatggcaacaatcCAGGGGGGATATGCCCGAAGGATCAAACCAGGAAAGCAGCTAAGAACAGTTCATTTG GCAATCATGTGTCTCATCCCAGCCTTCATTCTCGTCGGAATAGCATGGAACTTGACTGTGCTGTATTTTGGCCTTTTTCTATATTCATTCG CTGCTGCTATTGTTGTACCATGTCTGTCAACACAGGTGTCAGAACATG GTTCAGCCAGTCAGAAAGGTACAGTAATGGGGATCCTTCGGAGTCTAGGAGCGCTGGCACGGGCCTTTGGTCCTATTGTGGCCTCTTCAG tgTACTGGTTGGCTGGAGCAGAAATGTGCTACATAATCAGCTCTGCTCTCTTTGTTGCCCCTTTAATCTTGCTAAGCAGACTGGAAAAATCCAAGGAGGACTAA